A region from the Panicum hallii strain FIL2 chromosome 1, PHallii_v3.1, whole genome shotgun sequence genome encodes:
- the LOC112896462 gene encoding uncharacterized protein LOC112896462, with product MTAEEKNTGEHREGQIEAQRSQVKGGELHRVKAKLWEGLSWIGKGWGGVCARAATSRSGPLARARSAPRRLCIAPKPARVPAPRRQHPHPPGACFALAPASHAPCVLPAPPTARSALRASPAPTCTPPASAWTAPPALARARRSAPALARPAAGRAARAAKAARQPRVPRAPAPWARRLAPLACLPRPPWAERPTPSEHLPWLPEPVKERVDERERRG from the exons AtgacggcggaggagaagaacaccggcgagcATCGGGAAGGCCAAATCGAAGCTCAAAGAAGTCAAGTGAAGGGTGGTGAGCTTCATAGGGTCAAGGCGAAGCTATGGGAGGGGCTGTCGTGGATCGGGAagggctggggtg GCGTCTGTGcccgcgccgccaccagccgctcggggccgctcgCCCGAGCCCGCTCCGCACCGCGCCGGCTCTGCATCGCGCCCAAGCCCGCGCGCGTTCCTGCTCCACGCCGCCAGCACCCGCATCCGCCCGGCGCCTGCTTCGCGCTTGCACCCGCGAGCCACGCGCCCTGCGTACTGCCGGCCCCGCCAACCGCGCGCTCAGCACTCCGCGCATCGCCGGCGCCCACCTGCACGCCACCTGCCTCCGCCTGGACCGCGCCTCCTGCGCTCGCTCGGGCCCGTCGCTCCGCGCCTGCGCTGGCTCGCCCGGCCgcgggccgagccgcgcgcgccgccaaggCTGCTCGCCAGCCGCGCGTCCCGCGCGCTCCTGCCCCCTGGGCCCGCCGCCTGGCGCCGCTCGCCTGCCTGCCGCGGCCGCCCTGGGCAGAGCGCCCCACTCCCTCCGAGCACCTGCCGTGGCTGCCTGAACCGGTGAAGGAGAGGGtagatgagagagagagacgggGATAG